From Bombus vancouverensis nearcticus chromosome 15, iyBomVanc1_principal, whole genome shotgun sequence, the proteins below share one genomic window:
- the Noc3 gene encoding nucleolar complex protein 3 isoform X1: protein MVKKLKISAVKRSNQKRTKLTRQGKLKTKRHKPRNEHIKKKVIPHAETVEEEESDQGEDLMDMVEEDDLNFLGEAISNKSYNLLKQIHLNETGDDKIKNNKKEKKRTLEDRYENSMSKIVGIEGTKKVRMLLPIKTQNGIIEKRIIQETHAEDNENMSHEEHNIEKSNMEIKFNFHNEDKDKKPVSMIELLAFREEVLRSKRLKIGLLSSSLLETPETKCDNFKILLELMEETNPEVYITVRKLATISLLEIFKDLLPSYQILQIQQEGVRLKKETLALQNYEATLLRYYKHYLQKLEKMTNILRRKKGDTRQIKEQEIELGKVALTCMCDLLTTHPYFNYSINIANFLIPLLDNKHEPIRQEVLKCISQVFKEDKRAELSLKIVRKLNQYIKLKAHSVHSEVLSVLLSLRIKDINLDKEKEEETKQRKLMSHKQRILALSKRERKKNKKLEEVEKELLETKAEENKQTKQKLLTEITSVVFTIYFRILKQAPNSKILSICLEGLAKFAQCINLDFYQDLVTAIDKLMEEGNLNLKDQLHCIQCVFTILSGQGSALNLDPYRFYAHLYKNLLNIHCGKTHIEMEVLIKILVQALIHRRKRITQRRFVAFIKRIAILALQLQHNSVLGILGIIKQSMQLGKMLDILLDTDSTTGDGFYQAELEEPEYCNAHCSALWELTALQRHYHSTVQKMAKNVAWNVPPIGEGSLSSEIAKLSPEELYTEFDPTGVVFKPAVPVPKNTNTKRIITTHHLINSEFKEYINTIYNTELFADGYIDFYKACNS from the exons ATGGTG AAAAAACTAAAGATCAGTGCAGTTAAAAGAAGTAATCAAAAAAGAACCAAACTTACACGGCAAGGAAAACTTAAAACAAAGAGGCATAAACCAAGGAAtgaacatattaaaaaaaaagtaattcCACATGCAGAAACtgtggaagaagaagaaagtgatCAGGGTGAAGACCTCATGGACATGGTCGAAGAAGATGATTTAAACTTTTTAGGAGAAGCCATTTCTAACAAATCATATAATTTGTTGAAACAAATACATCTAAATGA AACAGgtgatgataaaataaaaaataataagaaggaaaagaaaagaacattAGAGGATAGATATGAAAATAGTATGTCAAAAATAGTTGGGATAGAGGGTACGAAAAAGGTTCGTATGTTACTTCCTATAAAAACTCAAAATGGAATTATAGAGAAAAGGATAATTCAAGAAACTCATGCAGAAGATAATGAAAACATGTCTCATGAAGAACATAATATAGAGAAAAGtaacatggaaataaaattcaattttcat AATGAAGATAAAGATAAGAAACCTGTGTCTATGATAGAACTTTTAGCATTTCGTGAAGAAGTATTAAGATCTAAACGTTTAAAAATTGGATTATTATCTAGCAGTCTTCTGGAAACACCAGAAACTAAAtgtgataattttaaaatactaTTAGAATTAATGGAAGAAACCAATCCAGAAGTATATATTACCGTGAGAAAATTGGCAACTATTTCTTTGTTAGaaattttcaaagatttgtTGCCATCTTATCAAATTCTTCAAATTCAACAAGAAGGTGTAAGAT TAAAGAAAGAAACACTTGCATTACAAAATTATGAAGCTACATTATTAAGGTATTATAAGCATTATCTACAAAAGTTAGAAAAAATGACTAATAtattaagaagaaaaaagggagaTACACGACAAATAAAAGAACAAGAAATTGAACTAGGAAAAGTTGCATTAACATGCATGTGTGATCTTCTAACAACTCATCCCTACTTTAACTATTCtattaatatagcaaatttTCTTATACCATTGTTAGATAATAAACATGAACCTATAAGGCAGGAAGTCTTAAAATGCATTTCCCAAGTATTCAAGGAAGACAAACGTGCTGAATTATCTTTAAAA ataGTACGCAAATTAAACCAATACATAAAATTAAAAGCTCATTCCGTTCATTCTGAGGTTCTATCAGTACTTTTATCACTTcgtataaaagatataaatttagataaagaaaaagaagaagagactAAACAAAGAAAGCTTATGTCTCATAAACAAAGAATTCTTGCCTTAAGTAAGcgtgaaaggaagaaaaataagaagCTTGAAGAAGTAGAGAAAGAATTACTTGAAACTAAAGCAGAAGAGAATAAGCAGACTAAACAAAAATTGCTCACTGAAATAACAAGTGTAgtatttacaatttattttagaattttaaaacAAGCTCCAAATAGTAAGATTTTATCTATTTGCTTGGAAGGATTAGCAAA ATTTGCACAATGCATAAACTTAGATTTTTATCAAGATTTAGTAACTGCCATAGATAAACTAATGGAAGAGGGtaatttaaatttgaaagaTCAATTACATTGTATTCAGTGTGTATTTACAATATTATCAGGACAAGGTTCAGCATTGAATCTTGATCCTTACAG GTTTTATGcacatttatacaaaaatttacTAAATATTCATTGCGGTAAAACTCATATAGAAATGGAAGTTCTTATAAAGATTTTAGTTCAAGCTCTAATtcatcgaagaaaaagaattacACAAAGGCGTTTTGTAGCATTTATCAAAAGAATAGCTATTCTAGCCTTGCAATTGCAACATAATTCAGTACTTGGCATTCTCGGTATTATAAAGCAAAGTATGCAACTTGGAAAAATGCTAGATATTTTGTTGGATACTGATAGTACGACTGGAGATGGTTTCTATCAAGCAGAGCTAGAGGAACCTGAGTATTGCAATGCACACTGTTCAGCATTATGGGAACTTACAGCTTTACAG CGACATTATCACAGTACTGTACAAAAGATGGCAAAAAACGTAGCTTGGAATGTACCACCAATAGGTGAAGGCAGTTTATCTTCAGAAATTGCTAAGCT TTCTCCAGAAGAACTTTATACTGAATTTGATCCTACTGGTGTCGTATTTAAACCAGCAGTACCAGTTCCAAAAAATACAAATACTAAGAGAATAATAACAACTCATCATCTTATAAATAGTGAATTCAAAGAATATATTAATACTATATATAATACTGAATTATTTGCAGATGGATACATAGATTTTTATAAAGCTTGTAATAGTTAA
- the Noc3 gene encoding nucleolar complex protein 3 isoform X2, which produces MSDDKIKNNKKEKKRTLEDRYENSMSKIVGIEGTKKVRMLLPIKTQNGIIEKRIIQETHAEDNENMSHEEHNIEKSNMEIKFNFHNEDKDKKPVSMIELLAFREEVLRSKRLKIGLLSSSLLETPETKCDNFKILLELMEETNPEVYITVRKLATISLLEIFKDLLPSYQILQIQQEGVRLKKETLALQNYEATLLRYYKHYLQKLEKMTNILRRKKGDTRQIKEQEIELGKVALTCMCDLLTTHPYFNYSINIANFLIPLLDNKHEPIRQEVLKCISQVFKEDKRAELSLKIVRKLNQYIKLKAHSVHSEVLSVLLSLRIKDINLDKEKEEETKQRKLMSHKQRILALSKRERKKNKKLEEVEKELLETKAEENKQTKQKLLTEITSVVFTIYFRILKQAPNSKILSICLEGLAKFAQCINLDFYQDLVTAIDKLMEEGNLNLKDQLHCIQCVFTILSGQGSALNLDPYRFYAHLYKNLLNIHCGKTHIEMEVLIKILVQALIHRRKRITQRRFVAFIKRIAILALQLQHNSVLGILGIIKQSMQLGKMLDILLDTDSTTGDGFYQAELEEPEYCNAHCSALWELTALQRHYHSTVQKMAKNVAWNVPPIGEGSLSSEIAKLSPEELYTEFDPTGVVFKPAVPVPKNTNTKRIITTHHLINSEFKEYINTIYNTELFADGYIDFYKACNS; this is translated from the exons ATGA gtgatgataaaataaaaaataataagaaggaaaagaaaagaacattAGAGGATAGATATGAAAATAGTATGTCAAAAATAGTTGGGATAGAGGGTACGAAAAAGGTTCGTATGTTACTTCCTATAAAAACTCAAAATGGAATTATAGAGAAAAGGATAATTCAAGAAACTCATGCAGAAGATAATGAAAACATGTCTCATGAAGAACATAATATAGAGAAAAGtaacatggaaataaaattcaattttcat AATGAAGATAAAGATAAGAAACCTGTGTCTATGATAGAACTTTTAGCATTTCGTGAAGAAGTATTAAGATCTAAACGTTTAAAAATTGGATTATTATCTAGCAGTCTTCTGGAAACACCAGAAACTAAAtgtgataattttaaaatactaTTAGAATTAATGGAAGAAACCAATCCAGAAGTATATATTACCGTGAGAAAATTGGCAACTATTTCTTTGTTAGaaattttcaaagatttgtTGCCATCTTATCAAATTCTTCAAATTCAACAAGAAGGTGTAAGAT TAAAGAAAGAAACACTTGCATTACAAAATTATGAAGCTACATTATTAAGGTATTATAAGCATTATCTACAAAAGTTAGAAAAAATGACTAATAtattaagaagaaaaaagggagaTACACGACAAATAAAAGAACAAGAAATTGAACTAGGAAAAGTTGCATTAACATGCATGTGTGATCTTCTAACAACTCATCCCTACTTTAACTATTCtattaatatagcaaatttTCTTATACCATTGTTAGATAATAAACATGAACCTATAAGGCAGGAAGTCTTAAAATGCATTTCCCAAGTATTCAAGGAAGACAAACGTGCTGAATTATCTTTAAAA ataGTACGCAAATTAAACCAATACATAAAATTAAAAGCTCATTCCGTTCATTCTGAGGTTCTATCAGTACTTTTATCACTTcgtataaaagatataaatttagataaagaaaaagaagaagagactAAACAAAGAAAGCTTATGTCTCATAAACAAAGAATTCTTGCCTTAAGTAAGcgtgaaaggaagaaaaataagaagCTTGAAGAAGTAGAGAAAGAATTACTTGAAACTAAAGCAGAAGAGAATAAGCAGACTAAACAAAAATTGCTCACTGAAATAACAAGTGTAgtatttacaatttattttagaattttaaaacAAGCTCCAAATAGTAAGATTTTATCTATTTGCTTGGAAGGATTAGCAAA ATTTGCACAATGCATAAACTTAGATTTTTATCAAGATTTAGTAACTGCCATAGATAAACTAATGGAAGAGGGtaatttaaatttgaaagaTCAATTACATTGTATTCAGTGTGTATTTACAATATTATCAGGACAAGGTTCAGCATTGAATCTTGATCCTTACAG GTTTTATGcacatttatacaaaaatttacTAAATATTCATTGCGGTAAAACTCATATAGAAATGGAAGTTCTTATAAAGATTTTAGTTCAAGCTCTAATtcatcgaagaaaaagaattacACAAAGGCGTTTTGTAGCATTTATCAAAAGAATAGCTATTCTAGCCTTGCAATTGCAACATAATTCAGTACTTGGCATTCTCGGTATTATAAAGCAAAGTATGCAACTTGGAAAAATGCTAGATATTTTGTTGGATACTGATAGTACGACTGGAGATGGTTTCTATCAAGCAGAGCTAGAGGAACCTGAGTATTGCAATGCACACTGTTCAGCATTATGGGAACTTACAGCTTTACAG CGACATTATCACAGTACTGTACAAAAGATGGCAAAAAACGTAGCTTGGAATGTACCACCAATAGGTGAAGGCAGTTTATCTTCAGAAATTGCTAAGCT TTCTCCAGAAGAACTTTATACTGAATTTGATCCTACTGGTGTCGTATTTAAACCAGCAGTACCAGTTCCAAAAAATACAAATACTAAGAGAATAATAACAACTCATCATCTTATAAATAGTGAATTCAAAGAATATATTAATACTATATATAATACTGAATTATTTGCAGATGGATACATAGATTTTTATAAAGCTTGTAATAGTTAA